Genomic segment of Syngnathus acus chromosome 10, fSynAcu1.2, whole genome shotgun sequence:
ggtGGTCAGGCAGCCCATGCCGAAGGGCTCCAGGTACATTGTGTCCAGTATTCCCAGGAGCACTGGCATGTCTGGGACCAGCGACTCCGCTCCTTCCACCTTGCAGGTATGACGACACATCCGTCAAACATCTGCAGTGTTCTGAGAGCCTCAGTGATTCTATGTCAAGTGCGCCTATCTAACCAGAGCAGCACCACCTTGCTGTGTTATGATAGCTGTTTAATTACAGTATATTTTTGATGGCATTTAatctgaaatgaaatatacatATCAGTTGCACGGGATTAAAATTTGTTCAATTAACATGAATCATTAGGATATTATCgtgaaaaaatacatcaatgAACCACATTTTAATCATATGCATCTGAAAGTTAAGTGTAATTATGATTAAATTACATAGACCAAATACTGTAAACTTGTATCCTTTTTGTCAACATTCTGCCCTAAACTCGAATAATAAAACTCCTATGGAAAGGGAACTAAATGAtgtgttttattgttattaattACATTATAGAAACATCGTGTAGGAAGAGTTAATGAGGTAGAAAGTTGATATGAAGTTGatgtttatttacataaagatgaaaatgatttaaaatatgTTATTCATGTACATATAagatttcaaaataacaaaatgatcTACTACGATGTTTCCAAACTCTTATTGGACGAAGGCACCCAATAGAAAAATCATTTCACACTGCCTAACAATTATTCACAAAACTAGGTGAATTGGAATAATGATTGGTCTGAATGCATTATAAAAATTAGAGTCCGTGTTTTATCTGGGCAAGTCAAAGATGATATACTCACAGGACttattttgtttcatgaaTGGCAACAACTGCATACACGGATTTCGCATCTTCTTCATCTTGCGGTGGAGCATTTCTGTTCTGCTTGTCACTGTAATAATAACTAACATAGATAAATTAACAAATCTGTAATTTATACGTTGTAATTAAGTGAAAAATTAAgtggttttatttcatttccgGTGGCTCTCTGGCTAAGAATCACAGCTCTACATGCATATAACAAAGAAGCAATTGCATAGTAAAAAGGTAGCCAAAGGTTTTAAAACATGAAGGTAAGACTCAAAATCAAGACTTTTAcatattttcagttttattatgttgttgcatgtttgtatttaaatCCCTGTTTGACACATTGCAATGTTAAGTGGTTTGGCACCCTGACCATGTTGGCGCTAACACAACTGAAGCTTTTTAGGTGTACTGGTTTTTgaactttttaaatgacaagtCATTCAcaatgttgttgctgttttttatATGCTGCCATGAGATTTGCATCAAAATTAGCCTAAATTATATGAACTATTGAATTATATCTGCTCATTGGCttacaaatgttttgctcTCACTATTTGCTGGTACTTTGCATTCTTTTATTTGAGTTAGGCCTATTATTTGGgttaaaacaaatcaacatttttgagaTAGTACACCAGAATGCTttaaatttgacacattttataCAATTGCATGTTGAAGTTTATAGTGCATCTCGGCTTTAGGATATAAGCTAACAGGGGGAAACATAAATGCCCTTCACCTCGAGCGCTGCCTTTACAAATCAATTACTAGATTGGTGGATGGATGACTTACAGAGAGAGATAAATGACGTTATCCGTAGGCTTTAAGAGAAATAAATCAGTGTCACGAGAATGAGTGTGATTGGGTTTGTACCTACCATTTACAACCACTAGACTCTATACTGAAAATGCGACTCATTGTTCTGAAAAGGTATTGCATTATGTCCTAAAAAGTATTCCATAAAAtataatcaaatattttaggaCGTATCACACATGACTTTTGTACATTAAGTTTATTATAccaacacaacaaactgattaATTACTTTACAGTTCATAATAAAAATTTTGATAATTTATTcagaacaaatatattttaaaaaagacttGCAAATGGATATCTATAccttgtgttatttttttttttaaaacaatgtaaACACTTATTCTGCTGaagtttgtatttgtttaataACTTAAGTTAGGATATATATCGATGTGGGTCTGAAAACATTGGCTGTTATTTTGTCACGAAAcaaattagcttttttttttattaataataattaaacgTTGGAATATCAGtcgtttttaaaatgtaaggATTCTTAAAAACGAATTTCGTCGCTGCTGTCCACAAAATCTCCCACTGGTGACGTTTTCGGTCTCGCGAATTCTCATTGGAGGAGGACGAGACAAGACGTTCAgcagtgacgtcacacgggACATAAGCGGTGAGAAAATAGAATTGTTTTAACATCCTTGTTGTGCATAGTCGTTTAATAGGAGATCGTCTCCTCTACCTTTCGCAGCGCTTAAAGGATTTTATCATCAACATGATGCACCGCTTCTGTAAGTTAGTCGAGACGCGCCCACTTGTCTTGCTTCTCTTTTTGTGCGCACTGTTTGTGGACATGGTGTTGTCTGTCACCCACTACTCGATTCCTGAAGAGATGGAGGAAGGTTCAGTGGTTGCTAATTTGGCGTCCGATTTGGGCTTAGACGTGAGGACGCTGAGCAAGAGGAAAATGCGCATCGATGTGGtcgcaaataaaaaatatctagACATCAACAAAGACACGGGAGAGCTCTTCATTTTGGAGAGAATTGACAGAGAATTTTTGTGTATCTCCAAAGCAACGACGTATTGTATTCTGAAATTGGACGCAACGATTGAAAATCCCATACGCATGTTCAACATTGAAGTGGAAATCATGGACATTAATGATAACGCTCCTCATTTTCGACGAGGCACCATGCATTTGGACATATCCGAGTCCAGCCCGGTTGGAGAGAGATTCTCCCTGAATAACGCAGTGGATCCAGATGTTGGAGACAACTCTGTGCAAAACTATCGCCTGAGCTCCagccaacattttaacatcgaAATTCAGACGGGGAGAGACGGCACCAAGTTTGCAGATTTGATTCTAACAAAGGTGTTGGACAGAGAGCTGCAGGCTGTTCATCAGCTCATCCTTACTGCTGTGGACGGAGGAGTTCCGGCCCGCACGGGCACGGCCAGTATCATTGTTCGAGTCCTGGATGTCAATGACAACGCCCCATCTtttgacaaagacaaatatttgGTAGATGTGATGGAGAACTCCCCTATTGGTAGCCTGGTGATTCAATTAAATGCCACTGATTTAGATGAAGGCTCTAATTCTGACGTCTTTTATTCGTATAGTTTATACACGTCAGAAAgaacacaaaatgtgtttagTTTAAATCAAGAAAATGGTGAAATCAGAGTGAAAGAGATGATTAATTATGAAGATTTGAAATCTTATGAAATGGAAGTCATTGCTAGTGATAAGGGGCTAAGCCCCTTGTCTGGGCAGTGTAAAGTGACTATACAGGTGATAGATATGAATGACAACCATCCAGAAATTTCCATCAAGTCCTTTCAAAGCCCAGTTAAAGAAAACATAGCTGTTGACACAGTGATAGCAGTGGTCAGCGTGAGTGATAAGGACTCTGGAAATAACGGTGTGGTGGACCTTCATTTTCCACAAAATATGCCTTTCAAACTGAGGGAGTCTCCGGATAACTATTATAAGTTAGTGGTTTCTGAGCCATTGGACCGCGAGAAGGTTCCGGAATACGAAATCACCTTCACTGTCACCGACAGGGGCTCCCCTCCTTTAAGTGACAATGAAACTATGACTTTGCAGCTGCTGGATGTCAATGACAATGTCCCACACTTCCCTCAGTCCTTTTACACCATCCGTGTGATGGAGAATAATGCTCCTGGCGCCTTGCTCAGTTCCCTCAGCGCGTTTGACCCTGACCTCCACGAGAACCAGTACCTGGTTTACTTCATCCTGGAGAAGGAAATCGCCAACACCTCCATGTCCATGCTGTTCTCCATCAACCCGGAGAACGGCAACCTTTACGCTCTCAAGACTTTTGACTATGAAATGGAGAAGGAGTTCCTCTTCCACATCGAGGCCCGAGACTCAGGCTCTCCCCCGCTCAGCAGTAATGTGACGGTCCACATCATCATCGTGGATCAGAACGACAACGCCCCCGTGATCGTCTCTCCGTGGCGCGCGCACGGCTCggtggtggaggagaagaTCCCTAGATCCACTGACAAAGGCTCTCTGGTGGCCAAGGTGATCGCCTTGGATGTGGATTCCGTGCACAACTCTCGCGTCACCTACCAGTTCCTGCAGGTGACGGACACCTCCTTGTTCAGTCTGGACCAGTACAACGGAGAGATCCGCACCATGAGGATGTTCAGCTACAAGGATTCGCGCCACCAGAGACTGGTTGTGGTCGCCAAGGACAACGGGGAGCCAGCTCTCTCTGCGACAGTCACCATCAAGCTGTCCACGGTGGAGACGGCCGTCAAGGCCTACTCGGACATGACCGAGGTGCCTATGGAATACGACATTTTCTCCGACCTCAACCTGTATCTGGTCATCGGTCTGGGCTCGGTGTCCTTCCTGCTGCTCATCACCATCTTGGTCACCATCGTGCTCAAGTGTCAGAAGGTCAAGCCCAGCAAAGCGGCTCCTCCCTGCAGGAACAGCGTGATCAGCGAGAGGAACTCCACCATCGCAGATTCCACTCTGGTGTCCAACGATGCATACTGGTACAGTCTCTTCCTGGCCGAAACCAGGAAAGGAAAGCTGGTGGTCAGGCAGCCTATGCCGAAAGGCTCCAGGTACATTGTGTCCAGTATTCCCAGGAGCACCGGCGTGTCTGAGACCAGCGACTCTGCTCCTTCCACCTTGCAGGTAAAATTATTTGCAAATTTCACTGTAGTGATGAAGAATGAAAATTAATGCAGTCACAGTGCAGCATTTTCTTATATTAAAAACTATGACAAACTGCAGGTTGGACACTAGGAGATtaattgaataaaacatttaatgttCTACTTTTTCAGTCTCCCAATTTGTGAActtaattgaataaaaattgtaaTGTTCTACTTTTTAGGCTCTGAATTTATGGACTTTTTACAAATGTGCGTTTTTACAAATGTTCCGATTATGCTGTTGCGTTATCCCGTGCACACTATTTATAATGCTTTGAGATATTTTCTTGCATACATTCGTGCATGTGTGGTTTCTCTGTGTGACTGGATCTTGTGATATgcctcaaacaaacaaaacaaaaacatgaaatggTTTTAGAAACAGCCTTCAAATTGTGTCGCAGCTACTGCTGTTGATGATAAAACTGGTTTGGTCATTATCCTACAATATAATTAATTACAAGAGTGGACATGGTGGGTATTAAAACAGGTTTACATTCTAAAAgttcatgaataaaaatacaaacataaaaTCATGTACAAAGCCACTTACTGATCTTTTTTGTAATAGCACCACAAAGAATAATAAAGATTTAATATAAGTTGATGGCAACAACTGATGCTTCCATTATGCTTTAATTCATCAATCACGTTTTTTCTGAGTTTTACAAAGCAACAGACTCCAAACTAAACAAAACTAGACTGAAACTAAACTGAAACTAAATCAATTCAAACTGCTTTGCAGACGTTCTGTCACGCCCATGCCAGAGCACGCTCGGCCGTCAACTTCCCTCAGCCGCACCCCTTTATTATCgtcatgtctgtcacctgctccctcttgttacctgatgtatttaaaccctgccTGTGTGTTCCTCCTTGTCGGTGTCTACTGTTGTTTCCATTCCTGGCCGTGCCCAGTGTTCCTGGTCTTGTCGTCTGGCTTTCCCTCGGTCTGTCTGGAGGCTCACGGTCAGAATTTTAGCCTTGTCCAATTGGacgtcggtcggtcggtcggtcggtcggtctgtTTGCTGGCCATGAGTCTCTCTCCCGTCTGTGTCGTCGGTTCTCTACCTgcctcccttccaactccctttccCTTCGATAAatcctggttcaagctgcatttggtcgccctggctCAACTCATTCCTGACACGTTTTATCTTTTATTACACTGTCTGTTATTCACATCCAAGTAAGTATAAGATCTAGCAGAAACAatgttaaatgtatttttgtttttaatgaaacGTGTGTGTCTATCATTCAGGGCCTCAGCTGCTGAATCCGGCAACTATGTTCATATTGTCTCTGGAGCGAAACGCTCACCACAGGATAACATTAacaatgtattgtttttatgagCTCTGTAATGACCCCAccttacttttttctttttcttccctctctAAAGTACCCGAAATGAGGGAAGGCCACTCCACAGCTTGGAGGTATGCAGGCGTCACTCAGCGGATTCACTTTCAAGAAATGACATCTTCTCTTCCTTTGTTTGAaatgctttgtgtttttttttttgtgcttttctcAGTTGGTGTTTATATCTGTTGAATTCCTCTTTCCTCACAGTCACAGTGTTTCACCTCTTCATGTCCTTGTTTTGTCTGCGCTTGATCACATCAATAGCATCCAAACAGAAATGCATGCCAGAAAAAAGAATAGAAACTGTCTATCTAATTTACTATTTATCAATTTGTTGAGTGACACAATTAGATCATTTACAGCATAAGTGACGCATGCTTGATATGATACAGCATGTGCACAAAGTTGTGGGTCAACTGCTTACATTCTACTACTGGACACAACTCTAAATGCAACATTTCAGTGCTCATCTATTTTAGTGACATTTTCTTGTAGGTAGCCTAAGGTACAATTACTGTTTGGCACCAGACGCCGTCTGTTTTTCTGAAGCACAATAGAGTAAAACTGCACATTTCAAAGTGGCCTATTATTTTGGGCAACCTATGGCACACCAGTCCAATAATCTTGATGGGTAATAGCACCTATTCGCAAAGAAGTGCTCACTAGCATATAGGTAGACCGATTATTGCACAAATGTGAAATAggccatttgtgtttattcaaaAAATTTGGCTAAAGCAAATGGGAGCAGGAACAACAGTGTtgcatttatattattttcagtGTACTTGCTGACATAACTGCAAAAActacaatattcaaattgttacaaatgcatgtttttccccCGACAGCTTCAATAACAAATCATTCTGAACTAATATTTCTCATAAAACTTTGTTATTGGACTTTGACTGTCCTGCTTCTCCCACATTGCTTTGGTTACAGTTGTAAACCGACTCAAATGTTTCACAGTTTGCATGTTTGACCTATTTTTTGTGTATGCAGGGAATGTGCAAAATGAGCCCAGTTCCCCAGTTTCCTAGCAACTATGCTCCTTCTCATATTTCCCAAGCATGGTGATTGTCATAGTATTTACATTCAATGATCTTTCCCATCATTTATGTCTTCAGCCTGCAACCTCCCCTTGTTGTCTCAGAATGCATCTCAGCTTCAAGTAACCATTCAATTAATTATCCCTAGTTTTTCAAACTATCTTTTGGTCTAATTGACAGGCATCTACAACCAGCAGCACTCAATCCACATGGAGGCCAGAACTGCCCCATTTGCAAATTAGAACCAGTCATGAGCGGAGACCTCCAGAGGAAAAGAGATAACCCGGAATTGACATCACTCTCATTCTCGTCATGCTCAGCCTGGTTCCTCATACTTGACATCCACTGAATGCTGCGGTGAAGGACTCCCCAACCCTTCTTACAATCTCCTCTATTCTTTAAGCACATGAAAAGCCAATCTAAGCCTTTTTAAAACTTTTCAGTGTGCACGGCATGACCGCATGGCTTCAACCACACTTCATCCCAATAATATGTTAATGTGTAAGAAACGTCATTTGCCAAGAAACAGACTGGACCATGAGAAGTCCAAAAAGCCAAAACAGAGGAACAATGTGAGTGGACAATTGGATGTGGAATCCCTAAATGAGACTGTATTGCCTCATAGGACCAACCATACATAACGTGTACagtattttacattttcatccACTTTGTCTTTCTGGTTTTCTGCATTATCATCAATGGAAATGGCACAGTATGttaaaaaagcaacaacatgTGATTTGCAAGAATGAGATCGGAATTTTATAACTAGTGACATCTGGTTTTTGTAAATGGCATCATGAGCAAAGCCCCCAGTTCTGAATGAGCGTGCAGAATGATTTGGGTGACTTAACAAACTTACCGTCTCGAGAATTTCATGAAGGAATAATGATTCGTTTGTAATATTTCAAACATTGtggtttaagaaaaaaaaaaaaaaatgcggcCATTGCTACTTAGTTCAAACTGTCTTGAAATGATGGTCAACTATAGAAAAAGAAGTATATTCAGcacatgtactgtacattcCAATGGTAAAAATTAGCCACTGCAACTGTAATGTGGTGCCTAACTTTTGCTCCAAAATGATCTCATGTAAACAAGTTGGGTTGTTAGGTCAACAACTGCGGAAATGAGAGGCCTTTTGTCAGTGTTCACCcactttcaatttttttattgcatggAATAACCATCATAGTTTTAGGTAGTGTACAACCCATTTTCTGTATCAACAATAATCATCCTCTCAGAATAAAACTGAGGAACAGGACAGTTGTGCACAGTATCATGAATTTTCCTTCATCAATAATGCAACTTATACAAGTGTTATTGATTATAATTATgaatacaataaatacaagtGTTCTTGATTCTGATTTACTCAGCTGAGGACCATAAATACCCTCCTTGTATATACCACAAAATATACATCATattgtttacttttaaaagttaaagtcccaatgatcgtcacacacacatctgggtgtggtgaaatttgtcctctgcgtttaacccatccctgtgtgattttgatccatcccctgggggagaggggagcagtgagcagcagcggtgccgcgctcgggaatcatttggtgatctaatcccccaattccaacccttaatgctgagtgccaagcagggaggcaatgggtcccatttttatcgtctttggtatgacccggccggggtatgaacccacaaccttccagtctcagggcggacactctaccactcgGCCACTGAGCTTGCATTTAAGAAGGAAAACTGTGGTTGTCCCTCAATATCAAGCTTGTCTAAAGTTATGTTCAttatacatttcaaaatgttaacaGTACTGGAATTGTGTATTTGTCACCAAATAAAACCTGTGCTCAGGTGTTTACTGACTACTTGACCTGCAATACAACACGGAAGTTCTGTACAGAAAACCACAACTACATACGATACAAGTGTATGGTGATGTTTTCCTTGAAATGCAATTCTTAAACTTTTCCCACTTCTATCCTGAGGATAAATGTTTATATTCGAGT
This window contains:
- the LOC119128683 gene encoding protocadherin alpha-C2-like; protein product: MMHRFCKLVETRPLVLLLFLCALFVDMVLSVTHYSIPEEMEEGSVVANLASDLGLDVRTLSKRKMRIDVVANKKYLDINKDTGELFILERIDREFLCISKATTYCILKLDATIENPIRMFNIEVEIMDINDNAPHFRRGTMHLDISESSPVGERFSLNNAVDPDVGDNSVQNYRLSSSQHFNIEIQTGRDGTKFADLILTKVLDRELQAVHQLILTAVDGGVPARTGTASIIVRVLDVNDNAPSFDKDKYLVDVMENSPIGSLVIQLNATDLDEGSNSDVFYSYSLYTSERTQNVFSLNQENGEIRVKEMINYEDLKSYEMEVIASDKGLSPLSGQCKVTIQVIDMNDNHPEISIKSFQSPVKENIAVDTVIAVVSVSDKDSGNNGVVDLHFPQNMPFKLRESPDNYYKLVVSEPLDREKVPEYEITFTVTDRGSPPLSDNETMTLQLLDVNDNVPHFPQSFYTIRVMENNAPGALLSSLSAFDPDLHENQYLVYFILEKEIANTSMSMLFSINPENGNLYALKTFDYEMEKEFLFHIEARDSGSPPLSSNVTVHIIIVDQNDNAPVIVSPWRAHGSVVEEKIPRSTDKGSLVAKVIALDVDSVHNSRVTYQFLQVTDTSLFSLDQYNGEIRTMRMFSYKDSRHQRLVVVAKDNGEPALSATVTIKLSTVETAVKAYSDMTEVPMEYDIFSDLNLYLVIGLGSVSFLLLITILVTIVLKCQKVKPSKAAPPCRNSVISERNSTIADSTLVSNDAYWYSLFLAETRKGKLVVRQPMPKGSRYIVSSIPRSTGVSETSDSAPSTLQYPK